From the Brienomyrus brachyistius isolate T26 chromosome 23, BBRACH_0.4, whole genome shotgun sequence genome, the window CAGTGAACCCCATATTCTTAACCCTCttttaattaatgtaatcttAGAAGATTCCTCGCAACGCCTCTGCTGATCTGGCTCTGCCCACTTCAAGCAGGAGGAGCAGGACAAGTATAAAACCTGATTTGTCCAGTGAAGCTTTAGACTACTAGCAGACTTGGGAGAAGCTTGTATGCAATCTTAGCTCAGCCGCCAGCATTGTCATCACCATGCAACCGCGGTAAGTGAGAGAGGTTTGTGGCTGGGTCTCGTCCGATTGTACAGCGAGCTTTCCGAGTGGAATGGACTAGAATGCTTTAATCTAACCGGATCTCTGACAGGACCTATtgttgcaaaaaactgcagcgCTTGAATTTAGACACTGAGATAATTGTTGTGGTGCAGAGAACTTCATTTGAATATTTACCTGAAGTCCGGAATACTCACAAGAGTATTAGGATGCTTACCTGAACCTTAGAATGTATATATAGTATGTATATATAGTACGCATATATAGTATGCATATatagtatgtatatatgtatgtatacataGTGTTTGAAACCCTGAAGTCTTATAATATTCTTGGTATTAATGAACAGGAATGAGAAGAATGGTTAATTGTATATTATTTTTGAGATCAGTTTGTTTTgagactgtaaacattaaaCATGAGGTTAATTATTACATAATTCCTCATAATTCCTACATGTTTAATTTGTATCATTAGCATTGAAATGCAATTGTTTTGTCATGTTGGCATGGATCTTGCCATTAATAATCTTTGTCAGATGATGGAATATTGCAGTTGTCGTGTAGCTTTAATCGATATAGTAGACATGCACTccttcagagaaaataccaCTTACAAAAATGTTTTCAGTATGGACTTTGTGTCTTTGAATTATGGTATCTAGGATATTTGTAAATTTACTTCGAGACTGATTCTATTGGCAATTCCCAGGTGAAAATTCGCCTGCAGTTTTCTTGATtactataataatatatattatttcagtttaaaatggtgaatttgaatttgttttattttgttagaAAGTTCAAGCTGCATGCATTCATTATTTTAAAGGATATGAGATATTTAAAGGAAACTATCAAAATCTGCTGTTTCCAGGAGGGAAAGTCCAGTTCAGTGTATGTGCTTGATCGTTTCAGATTGCTCTTTACGCTGCAATGTTTGGCCTTGGTGGCTCCTGCATTTTCGGCTCCACTAGCCGGTAAGTCGACCCATTACCTGACTTCTTCACATATCTATGTGAAAACTCTTCATCCTGACTCTCTGGGCCGTGCGGCTCCTGCAGAGGCTTACATTACACCGCGTCCTTTCGAATCCCCAAAGCTTCCTCTTCACATACTGCTCTCTGAAAAGGCCTCTTCATGGGATACCTTCTCGATAAAATGTGGGAGGTTCGTTCTGTCTCTGCTAGCCGAATTTCTCTGCTTTGCCCCTCTGAGATCAGTCTGTAACAGGAGCTGCTGCTCACCCTTAACTCTCAATAGGTTTTGTTCATCTGTGCCTGATGTGCTAGCTAAAGGCTTGCTGGCCAGAGAGGCCCTTTCACACAGACTGTGGCCGCTGCCGTGTGCCACGTTCAcacagacggaatgctttccatCGCCACTAACGCTGTTACATGCCTCTAGAAAGCTTTAGGCATTATAACTACCAAAGAACCGTATCTATACCTGAAAATGCAGCGTGCACAGTGATGAGGTGATCTCTCGGTTAGAGACAGCACTTTGCACTTGCAAGACTTCGTTACATCTCTTAATTATGGCTCTTATTTATTTAGATTCATTTTCACCTCTTTTATTGTGTTCCTAATTAATCCAATTGAAATGGACCACGGGCCATCAAAATATAAAATctactttctttttttaaaataatagttTTCCAGTCAATGAATATGTTGCTAATTTGCACCAGAATAACAACCTGCACTCAGTCAGCAATGTTTCTGTGAATATGCTTGGTCACACAGTAACATGTGTTGTGCGTGCATGGCAATGTACTGGCTCACACAATAACATGCATAGCACTGTAAAAGGGTCACTCAGTATGACATAACAAAGGGCGACCCACTAACATATATCACACTATAGCTCAGCCAATGAGATAATGTATGACATCATAAAGGAATCATCCAATGATATGTGTTCCATTATAAAGAGGTCACATAGTAACATATATGACATCATAGATTACTATAATGTTTGTCACTCGCATACCTCATGTACAGGGGCGCAGCTAGAGATTTTGGACTCATGACATCATATAATATTGGGCCCCCAATTCAATTATGTTACAAATTTTTTGCCCCCCTGTCAATTCTTCTGATTCCCCCCCTTTAAAGCCCTGGATTGGAATTGTCCTAATTTCCCACCACCACTAATGCATGTATGATCTTATAATGGGCTTATGCAATGATTCCCTGGGGCAAGTCAGTCTCCTTGTACTGGTGAGACAAATTCTTGCATGGCCTTAAATTAAGGGGGAGATGGGGGGCGGGATTGtaccccccccaataatcaaagCTGGCCAATACAAACCCCCCTGGATCCCTATAAATGGGTGGagatttcaccccccccccccacccccccgccctcaGTGCTCCCAGCTCGCAGGAACAAAAGTAACAgggtagcaaaaaaaaaacaagcaaacaaacaaattaaagtGAATAACACAAAATTGGATATAGTCTCCAGTATAAACTGGGAGAGGGAAAGCATGCATATACTGATCAGTCTAGTCAAAGTGATTTCACTCTAATGCACTCTAATGCACTACTCCAATGGCTGCCCGTATTTACTCCAAGAAGCAGCAGGAATCCAATTCGAACACAAGGCTGCCGCTTTTTTAGGAGAAAAGCGACTATTCCAAACAGTACCGTAAACACTGCTTTTTCCAGTGTAACAAGATACAGTGACAAACTCACCCTGTCATTAACTTCTAGGTGTGGTGGACGTCTCCTCTGGCAAGTCGGATGTGACAGGTGAGCAACTGTGCCAGTTAGATATTCCAGTTGGCTGCATTTGTTTTAAACCCAAAGTGCAAAGATTTCACCACTGTCTGAATTCTGGCCAGGGAATGTTAGAAGCAGGCATTGATGCTGTTTATATTCTATACTAATTaataacattttattattacataATAATGCTGTGGCTATTTTCTCTTTGAAATGCATACATCAACTTCATGTTTTTAGCAATGACCATTTGTGCTATTCTCAATAACATACTCTAGTAATACTTCAGACAATGCCTGAGAGTATGATTTACTGCAAATTTGTCCAGCACATGAGCCCAAATCCATGCCACAATGAAATCAGTGACATGGCATAAGCATAAAGTATGTTAAATTAAAACAATAGAAAATggtttttttaaacttttaaaaagtTCCACTGAAGTACTTCTAGGTGAATTGAAGATTGAGATATAGTTCTGTGCAAAAGGCTTCAGCGGTCAAAGAAAATatctaaagctatttatctgggtagtaatcgtatgtagttcagaaaaaataacagaatttaacattagaagatATGCATACTAATattaacagtaataaaaaaaactaacgaggatttcttctgttctctaaAAGTTACTGATTTGTAGTTGGacagctagatgaacaccgcttcagttcccaaacctctcctcgggggcacctcagccattaaATTTTACAACAAGCTCAATTAATCAATTAGCTCAATTAGTAAATAACTCAGtgatgtattgattagccaaagaaAATGTGTTAGCGGTCCAGTTAAAAACTACATGCGTGTATTGGGTGGTTACTGCAAATACTTGGGTGACATTGGGAGAGGTTTTGAATGACTAAACAGATACAGTTTGACAGACGTAACATCATAGATTTATGGCAACATGAACACCATTTAagcatcattttcattggctgcctaagaccttaacacaatgtatatatatagttatgcGTTATTATGTCTTTTATACATTCAGTATTTTAATATACACGTGGGAGAAGAGCATGGCCAAAGATTTGTAATAGACTCCTATAATATTCCATCCTGGTTTGAAACAATGTAAGAGTTTAGGTCATGATATCATGCAGAGTCCTTCAAAggtaaaactgaaacatgttcaGTTAGCCTTTAATGGTAAAACTGATGTAATCTggttttttcatttaaaaaattgcCAGGAGGCATACTTAGGATAAAAATACAATTTGCAGTTCTCTCTTTATTTTGTTGAAGGCGTATACCTCAAAATCTTCAGACCTTTTATTATGAGTTCTTTCATTGGTTGTCAAGCTTCTGTCTTTAGATTGATCACGTGACCGGGATTAAATAATGTGTTGATCTGCATGTTGAGTATCTGCAAGTACATGTACATGTGATATATGCCATTAACCACCAAGTTGTGCAATTAAAAAAATCGCTTATCATCCCACAACTTATAACACAATTCACTCTATTGTCATTTTGCCGTCTATGCATCTAGCTTTGAAAGGAATGAAATTCAGATTGTACTTGCTTGCAAGTAGTATTTTTGTTGGAAATGAGTAATCTGTACATTACAAGTTTAAATTAAACCATTAgacaaatattaaaatatagtttattctcagaaatgtatttatttatttttaaaagttacaaTGAATTTTTTTTGTGTAGAGCAACTGTCACTACGTAAACTTTTACGTATGTTAATATTATGTCCTTTGCTCTGATgtgatgatttttttaaaccattttcCCCAAGTGAGTAGCCAAAAATAGAACACAAAATTAcatatgtttttaatttttcaacTTCATTACCTGTAATCAATAACCAATCAACTGGCATGATAAGATGTATCCTTCTGCTCAGTTTTTTGTCATCTCCGTAACCCTTGCCTTGGATTTGATTAAATAGGTTTATTATCACCCTAGAGGCCAAATTAACAGTTAAACAATAAAGTTTAACTATACGTATAATTTGAATTTGTCTAcaaactaatttaaaaaatgaatgaaatccATTTGTTACAATGAAAAGTTcatgaaatttaaatatataatcCCTCTTGTCCTATGTTAATTCTACATTAATTTAAGGATtcattatgtaaatatttatgaTTGTAAATTTTTATGTTAGGTCCAAGTAATTATGAGTAATCACAGAAAAATTTTAATTCTTTAAATTTATTGTGAAATGTTTTGCCACAGATACTTACACCTACAGTAAGTAGCACCTACAGTCAATAAAGACATTGTACATTACTTACCTGAACCTGAGTATATATAAACAATCCTTAATTAGAGTAATAGGCTAAAAACTAATGGTCTGAATCTCTTCCAAGTTGTTAAGAACAATTATCTGGTCTTTGAAGATATCCACTCTTCAGAAGTTACAGGTAAGGTTTCATGTAGATAGTGTAGTGTAGGTAGTTTTGAGCACTTTCCATAAAGTGTAAACCTGACCGTTGAGCATCGAACTTTGAAATTCTCACTGATGTGGTCGTATGCTTTTTTACTGACATCAGAAGCAGGTGACCATACTGGAGATGAATCTTCACACCGTAAGTTTGTGTCCAAATTCATGAATGTCAACAAATATCTCTCTGTGCAATGTCTGTCTTTCTGGATATGTACCTGGGCCTAGGAAATGTGTTCTCTCTTATACATTTCAGATTCTGACAGTTCACACCATGACCATGACAACAAACATGAAAGTATGGAACATGACGTAAGTCATAGCCATGACAGTGACAGTCACCATGACAGTGACAGCCATCATGACAATGACGATCATCATCACAAGAGCAGTGAGGAAAAGGACCACAGTGACAGTCATCATGACAGTGACAGCCACCATGACAGTGACAGTCACCATGACGATGATGATCACCATCACAAGAGCAATGAGGAAAAGGACCACAGTGACAGTCACCATGACAGTGACAGTCACCATCACAAGAGCAGTGAGGAAAAAGACCACAGTGACAGTCACCATGACAGTGACAGTCACCATCACAAGAGCAGTGAGGAAAAGGACCACAGTGACAGTCACCATGACAGTGACAGTCACCATGACGATGACGATCACCATCACAAGAGCAGTGAGGAAAAGGACCACAGTGACAGTCACCATGACAGTGACAGTCACCATCACAAGAGCAGTGAGGAAAAGGACCACAGTGACAGTCACCATGACAGTGACAGTCACCATCACAAGAGCAGTGAGGAAAAGGACCACAGTGACAGTCACCATGACAGTGACAGTCACCATCACAAGAGCAGTGAGGAAAAGGACCATAGTGACAGCGACCATCACAAGAGCAGTGAGGAAAAGGACCATAGTGATAGTCACCATGACAGTGATAGTGACAGCCACAAGGACAGTGACAGCAAACATCAGAAGAGCAGTGAAGAAAAGGACCACAGTGACGACAGTGATAGTCACCACGACGATGACAGGAAACATCATAAGAGCAGTGAGGAAGATGACCACAGTGACAGCCACCATGACAGTGATGATCACCATCATAAGAGCAGTGAGGAAAAGGACCACAGTGACAGCCAccatgacagtgacagtgacagcCACCAAGACAGTGATCATCACCACCACAAGGGCAGTGAGGAAAAGGACCACAGTGATAGTCACCATGACAGCGACAGTGACAGCCACCAGGAGAGTGACAGTGACAGCCACCATAACAGGGAAAGCAAACACCACAAGAGCAGTGAAGAAAAGGACCATAGTGATGACAGTGATAGTCACCACGATGATGACAGGAAACATCACAAGAGCAGCGAGGAAGATGACCACAGTGACAGTCATCATGACAGTGACAGCCACCATGACAGTGACAGTCACCATGACGATGATCATCACCATCACAAGAGCAGTAAGGAAGATGATCACAGTGACAGTCAccatgacagtgacagtgacagtcacCATGACagtgatcatcatcatcacaagaACAGCGAGGAAAAGGACCATAGTGACAGTCACCATGACAGTGACAGTCATCATGATGATGATCATCACCATCATAAGAGCAGTGAGGAAGATGACCACAGTGATAGTCACCATGACAGTGATCATCACGATcacagtgacagtgacagtcaTCACGATGATGATCATCACCATCACAAGAGCAGTGAGGAAAAGGACCACAGTGATAATCACCATCACAAGAGCAATGAGGAAGATGACCACAGTGATAGTCACCATGACAGTGACAGTCACCATGACAGTGATAGTGACAGTCACCATGACAGTGATAGTGACAGTCACCATGACAGTGATAGTGATAGTCACCATCACAAGGGCAGTGATGAAAAGGACAGTGACAGTGATAGTCACCATGACAGTGATCATCACCATGACAGTGACAATCATCATGACAGTGATAGTCAtcatgacagtgacagtgacagtcaTCATGACAAAGAGAATGGTGGGGACTCCGACAATGGGCATGATCACGATGACAGCAATGAGCTGGAGCACACAAGTAAACCACACAGGAGCACCACGGAAAGCCATTCTACCGGTACGTGCTAAGACAGTGTCACATGATTCAGCAAGACATACAACCCATGTTGTCAGATACTATAATTTGGACCCACTTCATTTATCAACATAATTCTGACCATTGcatcaaatccatccatccctccatccatccctccatccatccatccatccatccatccatccatccatccatccatccatccatccatccatcccttgtTTAATTGCTTATCCTGctcaggtttcttcctgcagtccaaagacttgCAGATATTGCACAAAATCATTTgtacaaaatgtaaaaacaaaggCTCTAGCATTCAAAACTGGAATTTCTTAATCATTTTCTAATATTTAATTCAGTTTAAAACTCATGGAACAGGGTTGTTGTGCTCCTGCAGGCTAAATCATAAAATTACCGCCAGCTGTCTGTTCTAATCTCGTATGAGACAAAAAAATTGTCCTGAGCTCAATAAATTGACATTGATCACCAAATGTTTGAACTAAATTGTAAATCATGCGTAAATATTATAGTTTGTCTCTCTCAGCATTGGCTCTGTTCAGTTTCACCAGATTCACAATTTGTGAGAGAGATTTCAAACAAAACaataatatgcataaaaataataataataataataataataataataataataataattaaactgtgGAAATAGTCTGGATTGTTTATGATGGACTGTAATGTCCATGAATTGTCTGTGTCTCATTCacagcacagactcctcacagtcGTGTGACAATAGCCCAAAGTCACACGGCAGGCTAGGAGAGCACATGCACGATCACCCGTAACGTCCTTCCACCCTGCACTGATCAGCTATACGTTTCTTAGTCTTGTACTGAATAAGAGGACAGTGCTGGAGATAATGGATCACGTGAAAATGAAAAAGATGAGTGCAAATGCTGTGACAGAGATACATGGACCGGCAGCAAAGGCTCGCAGCCGCTGAAGTCTTTTGCTCTTTATCTTATTAGGCGTTACTGATCAACATGGTGAGCAAAACCAAACAGAAAAGAccacacacagccccccccatgGTAAGGCCATGTGCTGTCAGTCTGACCGTCCTCTGTGACCTGCGCAgtagcccctccccccagcaccaCAACATACAGCACAGTACAAATACCTACAGCAGTACAGTGTAAAATGTGCATAATTAGCAACACATCACATTGTGTGACATACTCCAGAGGGACACAAAAGTCCAAAAACTTTAATCATTTTGCTAACATTTTACTTGACAGGGCGCAAGTAATATATTactatgctattacttatgtattaattaactacgaacttagttacatactgttaCATGTTAATGCATTATTAATGAATAGTGACGCGTGTTTTATCTCTagtagttactatatttgttacgatatctgttaattctgtaaacctaaTTCTGAAAAACACAAAGGAAACTGTCccgtgtttgttcatcattaatgaatcgtgatgcatcttttatctagagtagcaactatatttgttcatgatttgtacataaattgtacttcagtagtaactgagt encodes:
- the stm gene encoding protein starmaker isoform X2; the encoded protein is MQPRLLFTLQCLALVAPAFSAPLAGVVDVSSGKSDVTEAGDHTGDESSHHSDSSHHDHDNKHESMEHDVSHSHDSDSHHDSDSHHDNDDHHHKSSEEKDHSDSHHDSDSHHDSDSHHDDDDHHHKSNEEKDHSDSHHDSDSHHHKSSEEKDHSDSHHDSDSHHHKSSEEKDHSDSHHDSDSHHDDDDHHHKSSEEKDHSDSHHDSDSHHHKSSEEKDHSDSHHDSDSHHHKSSEEKDHSDSHHDSDSHHHKSSEEKDHSDSDHHKSSEEKDHSDSHHDSDSDSHKDSDSKHQKSSEEKDHSDDSDSHHDDDRKHHKSSEEDDHSDSHHDSDDHHHKSSEEKDHSDSHHDSDSDSHQDSDHHHHKGSEEKDHSDSHHDSDSDSHQESDSDSHHNRESKHHKSSEEKDHSDDSDSHHDDDRKHHKSSEEDDHSDSHHDSDSHHDSDSHHDDDHHHHKSSKEDDHSDSHHDSDSDSHHDSDHHHHKNSEEKDHSDSHHDSDSHHDDDHHHHKSSEEDDHSDSHHDSDHHDHSDSDSHHDDDHHHHKSSEEKDHSDNHHHKSNEEDDHSDSHHDSDSHHDSDSDSHHDSDSDSHHDSDSDSHHHKGSDEKDSDSDSHHDSDHHHDSDNHHDSDSHHDSDSDSHHDKENGGDSDNGHDHDDSNELEHTSKPHRSTTESHSTGVTDQHGEQNQTEKTTHSPPHA
- the stm gene encoding protein starmaker isoform X1, whose translation is MQPRLLFTLQCLALVAPAFSAPLAGVVDVSSGKSDVTVVKNNYLVFEDIHSSEVTEAGDHTGDESSHHSDSSHHDHDNKHESMEHDVSHSHDSDSHHDSDSHHDNDDHHHKSSEEKDHSDSHHDSDSHHDSDSHHDDDDHHHKSNEEKDHSDSHHDSDSHHHKSSEEKDHSDSHHDSDSHHHKSSEEKDHSDSHHDSDSHHDDDDHHHKSSEEKDHSDSHHDSDSHHHKSSEEKDHSDSHHDSDSHHHKSSEEKDHSDSHHDSDSHHHKSSEEKDHSDSDHHKSSEEKDHSDSHHDSDSDSHKDSDSKHQKSSEEKDHSDDSDSHHDDDRKHHKSSEEDDHSDSHHDSDDHHHKSSEEKDHSDSHHDSDSDSHQDSDHHHHKGSEEKDHSDSHHDSDSDSHQESDSDSHHNRESKHHKSSEEKDHSDDSDSHHDDDRKHHKSSEEDDHSDSHHDSDSHHDSDSHHDDDHHHHKSSKEDDHSDSHHDSDSDSHHDSDHHHHKNSEEKDHSDSHHDSDSHHDDDHHHHKSSEEDDHSDSHHDSDHHDHSDSDSHHDDDHHHHKSSEEKDHSDNHHHKSNEEDDHSDSHHDSDSHHDSDSDSHHDSDSDSHHDSDSDSHHHKGSDEKDSDSDSHHDSDHHHDSDNHHDSDSHHDSDSDSHHDKENGGDSDNGHDHDDSNELEHTSKPHRSTTESHSTGVTDQHGEQNQTEKTTHSPPHA
- the stm gene encoding protein starmaker isoform X3; this encodes MQPRLLFTLQCLALVAPAFSAPLAGVVDVSSGKSDVTVVKNNYLVFEDIHSSEVTEAGDHTGDESSHHSDSSHHDHDNKHESMEHDVSHSHDSDSHHDSDSHHDNDDHHHKSSEEKDHSDSHHDSDSHHDSDSHHDDDDHHHKSNEEKDHSDSHHDSDSHHHKSSEEKDHSDSHHDSDSHHHKSSEEKDHSDSHHDSDSHHDDDDHHHKSSEEKDHSDSHHDSDSHHHKSSEEKDHSDSHHDSDSHHHKSSEEKDHSDSHHDSDSHHHKSSEEKDHSDSDHHKSSEEKDHSDSHHDSDSDSHKDSDSKHQKSSEEKDHSDDSDSHHDDDRKHHKSSEEDDHSDSHHDSDDHHHKSSEEKDHSDSHHDSDSDSHQDSDHHHHKGSEEKDHSDSHHDSDSDSHQESDSDSHHNRESKHHKSSEEKDHSDDSDSHHDDDRKHHKSSEEDDHSDSHHDSDSHHDSDSHHDDDHHHHKSSKEDDHSDSHHDSDSDSHHDSDHHHHKNSEEKDHSDSHHDSDSHHDDDHHHHKSSEEDDHSDSHHDSDHHDHSDSDSHHDDDHHHHKSSEEKDHSDNHHHKSNEEDDHSDSHHDSDSHHDSDSDSHHDSDSDSHHDSDSDSHHHKGSDEKDSDSDSHHDSDHHHDSDNHHDSDSHHDSDSDSHHDKENGGDSDNGHDHDDSNELEHTSKPHRSTTESHSTA